The genomic interval acgctcgtgtgaatccagcctcagccTGTAAACTCAAAATGGCGCGGTCATGCTGCAAAAGATCCCTTTGCATGGGTAAAATGACGTCTTCAGTCGCGCTAACGCCGCCCTCCACCGCCGATATCCGTTCTGAGACCTTTTGAAAATCAAGGCAAATAAGCCCCACATCCTCACTCACACCTCCCAAATGCAGCGACAAGGAAGACAGCGAGGTATTACATTTAGTGATGGCCAGAAATACATCAATCATAGAGGGTTCACCCTTCCCCAGCACAGGCAATGCAGGAGGAGGTAGTGACAGAGAAGATCCCACCTCAGGCTGAGTACATAGTTCCAGGAAATGGCCGTCACAAGTCTCATCAGCGCTTACCTCGGTGTGCACCTCCAGCGTGGGGACAGAGGTATGTTTAGGAGTCTCTGCGGGTAGTGCAGGCTTACTTGGCGTGACAGAAGTGTGTCTCACATAGCCCGCCAGCTTAGAGGCCGCCGCACATGCGACTGCAGGGGAGGCGCCAGCGCCAACTTGGCTCTCCCGCTCCATCGCCACATCTTGTTTCCGACGGGTCATGGCCGCGATGTCGACAGAACAGGGCTGCAAACCAGGCAGGAATGATCACCCAGGTAAGTAGCACCAGGCTGTTCAAATTGTTTCCTGTAAAGAGCTCCGAAACAGGATAAAAGCAGGATCTCTAGCAGGAGCTAACACGCTATGCGTCCCCTCACATCCCCAGTAAGGCTTCGCCCCTTTAACCCTGATAGGTTTAATGAAGCTTGTATTATGGTTATACTCAAACCTGGTAAAGAACCTCTTCTCACAAACTCTCTCCCCATCTCCCTCTTAAACTCAAATATGaaattgttcaataaaattttgaCCAATAGATTACATCCGTTCTCCCAGATATTATCACGCTTTCCCAAACAGGATTTACCCATGGCAGATACTTAACCTACAAAATCAGAACTGCGATTAGTGCTATCACTCACTCTCGACTtgtcaaatgaaaaatattaACATAGATGCCAACAAGGACTTTGACATTTAAAGTTCCGGAATTTTTGGGAAAGATTTTATATATGCAGTACAACCTATATATTCTGGTCCCCAGTCCGCTGTGTGAGTCAGTATCCCTTCTCCCATATTTAACATGGGTAAGGGAACAAGACAAGGATGCCCGCTTTCCCCTGTATTATTTAATTTATCTCTTGATCCTCTCCTTCGGACTATGCACGACTTACCCTCATTTTGAGGTATACAAATTGGCAGTGTAAAAACGACGTTTCCGGCTTTCGCTGATGACATTCTTCTGCTCATTGCTAAGCCTAAAAAGGCAATTCCGGATATTATGGCTAAAATCTACAACTTTGTCAAAGTCTCCGGATTTCTGGTTAATTTTAATAAGTCAGAGGCACTACCTAAATTTAGATCAGCAAAGAAACGTTGGGGCCAGAGCTTTCCGTTTCAATGgagccagtggtgtaactactgctgtagcagccacagtggcTGCTATGGAGCCCGCTGCATTTGGGGGCCAGTGCCGCCCGATGTCACAGGTCATGGGGTATGAccagtggtgccgctagcagccactatggctgctacagcagtagcgacgccacgttcagtagtatctgtgtccttaggacgcagatactattgaacactacggcagagaaggaggtatctccctgcttcaccattgtgaaggggttgtcccaaaaaacacatgtatcccatattcacaggataggggacacatgtgtgatAGATGGGGTTTCGAccgttgggacccccagcgataaggagaacgcggAACCAAAAGTCCACCGAAATGCTCCATGGgaagcatgggacttccgggCTCTGTGTCCGGCTTGTATGTCcggaagctccatagaaatgaataaggTGCCGGTCACAGgccatatttttgtttttttggggggttggtgctgtatggtgctatctacatggggggctgtatgaagctatctaccgggggacggctgtatggcactatctacagggagggaaaCAGAGACCCAGGCTGATGGGTAATTCCCATAAGGAGACATTATCCGGCAGTCAGTGGCTCTTAAGCTTAAAACAGCATGGGGGAGATGTAATGAACTGGAATTATGTCACCTATTAAAAATTGTATAGGAAAACTTTCCATTCATTGAGACTTCAATTCTGTCACCTGTTACTGAGCAAGACTGTAAAGTGTCCCTGTATCAGCCTGTCCTGTTACTGACAAAGCTGCGGTATGTAGCACGTTGTTCTGGAGCTCCTGACAGAATTTACAATGTCCAGAGCAAATCTCACCACAAGGAAAGTTCCCCTGTAAACTGTCCATACATAGTGACATTTCTGATCCCGTACCACAATAGGCTACAGATCAGACCCTGCATGGGGAGATTTAGAGCGCTACCCATCAGAAGCTTTAGATATTGCAGAGGTCTGAGGGTCTGCTGAGGGGACAATGTCCAACTATGAGACATCTCCCCCCGTGTATGGTCCTCATTACACTGGTGATCACACTGGATTGGAAAAACTGGCAACAAATGAACTAGGAAATCTGCCGGCAGTTGAAACATCTGACATCTATGGATGCCATTTGGCAGACATGTTATATATAACCAACGTGCCACCGAGCAGCCACAGTAACCATGGAAACAATAGAATCCAATTCATTATTAACATTGTTTCCATGACAGGAGACTAGAAAGTGTCAgttctatgggacacagcggccgGCTGGCAGCTACTCGATATTTCTGACGTTTTGAAAGAGAATTTCAATGTGATTTCCTGATTTACGTTTTAGGAATTAATCCAGTAAGTGGTAATAATGTGAATAATGGTTGTCACTTAGCAAAATCATCGTCTTACAGCAGTTTATATGTAATATACAATGTCACTTACtatccccccctccccctgtaagaACAGATATTATACTATAACTCCTACTATATTGGGGGGAACAGATACAATTTACATTTAAGTAGCTTATAAATTCTCAATCTTATCATAAAACACAATGTGAACATTGACTTATTCTTGTAAGATCTTGTGAGTAACAGCAGATTTGTCTGTTCTCAGATCATTTTATCCGGATACTTTCATGTCATAATTGATTAAAGTGTTCATGAAGTAGTTACATAGTTTACAGCTAGTGGCTGACATCACTCGTAAACCCAAGAAATGCCACATTTTCATATTTACAAACCAATGGATCCAATAAACGCCCTTGAAAGAAATAATTCAATTTGTCCTGGAggtaaaaattccttcctgaagcCTCCAGACGACTGGACAGATCCCGGGATCAGCGTTGTACTTTGTAGATCCCAGGAACCTTGTATATTGTGTTTCTGAAGAAAAATGATCAACCCTTCCTTCAATCCTTTCCACCTTGGACAATTCCTGGGGTGACATATATCATGTCCATACAGcttacccattttaaaaacaatcagccacaatatgtttttttattttgtttcacttTATTAGCTTTACCAGTTTAAGTTATTTGACAGAATAGTTCAGCATTTTTAGGATTTGGGTTCGGTCACTGTATTTACTATTTTTCCTTAGAATTCTATTGCAATAATTACCTAaaacacagatagatagatagatagatagatagatagatagatagatagatagatagatagatagatagatagatagatagatagatagatagatagatagaatccaaaaatcaggcagcactccaaggtataagcaaggtagaaaaaggtgctttattggtccatatacacacacaacgtttcagctcaacacaggagcctttctcaaggctcACTTGAgataggctcctgtgttgagctgaaacgttgtgtgtgtatatggaccaataaagcacctttttctatcttgcttataccttggagtgctgccagatttttggattctactacagcaggtctgttagccctgacctgggcaggtcggcacccacctatgatttacaaggctgtgcggctgacattgtatttggatagatagatagatagatagatagatagatagatagatagatagatagatagatagatagatagatagatagatagatagatagatagatagatagatagatagactgaaGGGCCTGTATTACAGAGAATCCACAGATTCATTTATTTCATTGCTGGACATTGCGCTACCGCAAGTTTATGACATTTATTAGTGAATCTAACAGGAGCTTCTGGTCACTTTTTCAGCTGCATGGTGGATAAACATGGCGCAAGAGAACCACAACCAAGTTCCTGCACTTTGTACTAATGGTTGTGGCTTCTATGGTAGCCCACGTACCAATGGACTCTGCTCCGTCTGCTACACAGAATGGCTACGGAGACAGAACAGCAGCAGCAATGGGAGGAATAGTCCCCCAGGTAACACTGTGTGATAGTGACTTGTGGAATAGTTTGGTGGCCTGAATACAGAAGATCTATCGGAGAACTGATGATAACTTTTGTCTTTTCCTGCAGTGATGTCAGTGAGAAGTGAGGTGGAGGCTTCTACCTCACAGATTGTAGACTATGCAGAGCTTGATAAACCTGCAGAATCTATAGATTCACAAGGACAAGTCAGGTAAGTTATTCATCATTTcttgggcagtatatgtgagaagtGATTCTACCTGTTGTAAGAGTACAGGGTATATGTGGAAACAGAATATTATAGTGAAGGCCTTTCCAGGGGTCCCCAATGATGTTTGGTATGAGTGCCCTAAGACTGACGCCAGTGAAGAGCCTTCCTGTCTTTTTTTACCTCTGTTCGTTCTTGATCAGTATTTTTCTGTCTTGCAGTTTTCTTCCTCAGACAGATTCAGGCTCCTCTTCATCAAATGGAAATACCTTAGAGAGAAGAATTGAGGTGTATATTCGGAACATACGTTTGGGGGTAGAATTACAGCGAAGAAAGAGAAAGTATAATGATACAGAACAGACATTGGACAGTGCTGAGGGTAGGTGATTATTTGCTTCGGTGGGATTTATCCTCGTACGGGGTCATAATGAGGAGTCATTTTATGTCATTATTATGTATTTTTCTATAGCTTCAGCATCAGATAATGCACAGAAACCTTCTGACGATCAAGAACTCTCCCCACCAAAGGCCAAAGTCAAGAAAGTGAACCGTTGCCACGTGTGCCGCAAAAGAGTTGGTCTCACCGGTCTGTATACATATAAGACATTACTTTTTATGTTCTGTGTAGAGTATAAAGAGATGGTGCTCATATGTTTGGTAGCTGGAGTTACAGGAAAGTCCAGCATACAGATCCTGAGTAAAattatatatactttatatatactTCCTCACCAGCAAGGTAATAAACTGGTTGGGTTGATGTATAAACTTCTATGGGGAGAAGTTCTAGAAACAAATATTGAGGTCCTACTTCTGATCAAACTCTACAAGTAAATGTGGAcagaaggggttgttccaagaataacatttatcacccattcacagtataggtgataaatgtgtgatcTCTGGGGTACCCATAACTGGGACACCCACTGACTACTAAAATGGGGATCTTGAACCCCCCACTCACAAAGATAGCCGAGCGCTGTATTCATCTATCTCCGTCAGTTCCATAGTTTTTAAATGGAACAGCAAAGCGCATCCTCGTCCTGCTCTCCGGTCGAGCTCCTCTTCACTGTGGTCGTGCAGTGAGGAAGAACGGGGAGTTCTGACCCCCGTTCTAGCGGTCTGTGGGTTCGcagtgtgaataggtgataaaagtTAATATTGGGATGACCCTTTTAAGTTTGAACTAAATGTTTCACCTATACCCAGAGGAGGCTGCAATTGTGGCGGGTTGATCCACATGGCAGTTCTAACacttaaagtctatgtaaacccttgaaagtaattttttattttattttaataaagctgtcagtcagtgtgtttggtgcaagtttcaaattagttttattaaaaattatttttactttttgagatacagctgctttgtatactataTCCTTCGCTGAACCCTGTacctgtcaggtctgcgggactgacgggttcagtgacagtgggtcatgcttgtctctgacatgcaagatctgcctgttatccatcacatcattgttcataacttagatgtgatagattacaggtggatcctacgtgtcagagagacgcaggacccactgacactaaaCACGTTACGGATttaggtcttagcgcacgatacagctgctctgtatagagaatacagagcagctttacctcaaaaagtaaaaataatttttaataaaaacaaatttgaaagttgcaccaaacacactgactgacatttttaataaaaaaaagcctttaaTAATAAGTCAATATTCATTAATGTTAGTAATATCTGAAAATGTGGCTTTATATTTGGCTACGTATAAGTATAGCAGAGATTCCATTATTATATACAAGCAAGATGGTGGTTGCCATATTGGTTTTTAACTATGGAGATGTATTACAAAGTCACTTTCAGCTGCTGTTAATATGTCCATTTTTTGCCAGGCTTTGACTGTCGATGTGGGAATATATTCTGTGGGATACATCGTTACTCTGACAGGCACAGTTGCTCCTATGACTATAAAGCTGAAGGAGCTAAGAAGATCAGAAAGGAAAACCCTGTTGTGGTTGCGGAGAAGATCCGTAAAATTTGAAAGCAAAATTCCATCCTGTGTGACACCAACATTGTGGTGTGGACTGTGGTGTGGTAATAAGTCATACAACCCACCTTCATCATCCTGACTCTACATCCAGGGATACAGCTCCTTCTCTTTTATCTTCCTTATTACTACTTTTCTTCTTCTCCTTTGATTATAGCTTTTCCCCAATTCCTACAATTGCAATAAGAATGaaacaaaagataaaaaaaagtcaaatatccTTTAAGGGGTTTTTCTTTAGGCCATCAATTTCCTGTAATATCATcctgactaaacatccggggatacagctttatttttcttttcttctgtTCTTTATCTCTTGTTTGATTGTAACTTTCCCCAAATCAATATACATgagataagaaaaaaacaaaaaatgatacaaaaaaacaaaagagaaaaaaatagtaAATCTTTCCTAAACTGTCCCCAGGCTTTTCCATACTGTGCACAACTGTTTATATTGGAGAGGGGATGTGATGGAGTGTAATGTAATCTCTACACCGGTGTCTACAATATCTCCGCTCTCATCTCCCCTGCCCCTTATATATAAGTATTGTCCAGCATTGTGGTGTGGTAATAAGTCATACAACCAAACTTTATCATCTTGACTTCACATCCAGGGACACGGCTCCTTCCCATTCATTTTCCTTGTTTCTCCTTTTTTTCCTACTTGAATCTATAAATGAAATAAAGATAaatcacaataaataaaaaaattgtaaaatctTGAAACTGTCTCCAGGGATTTTTATACTGCACATAACTATTTATAAGACTAAGTTCAATCTTTGTGTTGTGATGTAGTTTAGTAAAGTTCATAGTTTCACCATAATCGTGAgtaaaaaccgtggcaaaaataaAAGCAGGAAAACCACATGTTAGTATTTACAGGATTGTCACAGTTCTGCCACGAACGCGGTTACTGCTTTTGTTATAGAAATAATTCAAGGAAATTTTGCTATACCTTCtcccatgaattttttttttcattactagGGCAtggtatatattttaaaaaagcaGCAAACCCTGAGTAACGTGATTTACAAATACAAAATGTGAATATGTTCTCTAAAAATCTCTGTGCAGGCCATTTGAGGTCCCTTcacgccaaatttgtcaaatcttgtCTTTATGGACCTGGTTTGACAATCATCTCGGAACAGGAAAGAGCCTTccacaaactgttgccacaaagttggaagcatataatTGTCTAGAATACATAGGTAGGTAGTGTTCCCCTCgcatccaccaaacccagatttgtccatcagactgccagatagtgaaacgtcATTCATGACTCCAGAGAACAGGTTTCCAGTGCTCCAGAGTCAAGTGACGGCCCATGAACATCCACCTCATAACCAAAGAGGCAGGCGGCTTATTATGAATAAAACATCTCATGATGACAGAGATGGTCaggaagatgaggaggagaaAGTGGCTGAGACGCACAGCGATGGCGAGTGACCAGGAAATGGACGGGCAGCAGCCGACGGCGGGAGGTACAGCGGGAAGAGCTTTAGGAGCTAATGAACTTCCGCTTGCGCATCAAGTAGTCTAGCAACCAGCAAGGGAACAATGCTAGGCACTAGGGAGagcatgtttatatattttttttttctggtgcgGTGCGTACCCCCTGAGGCTGTGGTGCATACCCTCTGGGGTAAATGTACCATGTCCGGAGAACCAGTGCTCTAGACCAGCAGGGAAAAATCCATTTACCCCTCCTCTACTCTAGACTACCAGGAAAACAGGTAATAAGATTTTTCTTACAGAAAGCATGACATAAATCTTCTATGTGCCTCAATATGATCATACAGAGAGACATGGAGgtacagcagggacaggatagtAAAAGCTGTGTATTCATGATCGGTGCAACTCGAATCCTGAATACGGTCATACACATGTCCTCACTTGTAAAAATCAGTTCCCAATGCTTAGTAGTGAGGTTGTGGTGGATTTAGGATTACATTAAGCTGACAATTTGaacaggcagagctgcagtataaagcatggaaGAAGACAGAGCCTGAGCCACAGATGAAACAAGGAGCAGTGTTTCAGGCTACCTCAGAATTCCTTTACAGCTTAGACTACCATGTACTAATACTGCAGGTCTAATCATAGATGTGCTGTAATGAAGAAGGTGCTAAACACATAGAAATATAGGGGGGACATTTATCAATAGGTTTATGCCTAGTTTTTTGGCATAATAAGTCACAAATCATGGCATTTGTAGATGTATTTGTGGCTTTGCCAGTTTTGTAAAATGGTGAGAAAAGTGGGCGAGATTTACTGGGAGTGAGCGAAGTATCCACCTTTtcgacagatttattaatactaaaGCCAAAATTTTGTCACAAATCTACATCTCATTGTCATTTTCTGACTGTAGGAGGGTAATGGAATAATTTGGGATTGGTAGAAATGTTATAGATATGGTGAAGATGATGTACAACTCCCCCACTGCTAGAGTCATTGTAGGGGGGAATTGTCCCATACTTTCGTGCTCTTCAGAGGAACATGGCAGGGATGACCCCTCTCCTCGCTCCTATTCGCCATATTTATTGAACTCTTGGCAAtattttttaacaggttcccgaccgctggccgtatttatacggccagcggtcagggtctctaaagtccggcgtatagtatatatacggccgcacttcagagactgtgcacgcgggatcgcgtgcacacagctctatgccctggctgttgctaacagccatgggcactgggcagaacatGGCCCCTGAacatggcccctgaacatgtgatcgctgtgacaaccaatcacagcgatcacatgcatttctgcatagaaaacagtgtgcacgcgatcgcgtgcacacagccctgtgccctcgctgttaccaacagctctgggcactgggcagagtatcagggaccaatctgatggtccctgaacatgtggtcgctgtgacaaccaatcacagcaatcacatgcattcctgcttataa from Rhinoderma darwinii isolate aRhiDar2 chromosome 3, aRhiDar2.hap1, whole genome shotgun sequence carries:
- the LOC142749860 gene encoding AN1-type zinc finger protein 6-like; translation: MAQENHNQVPALCTNGCGFYGSPRTNGLCSVCYTEWLRRQNSSSNGRNSPPVMSVRSEVEASTSQIVDYAELDKPAESIDSQGQVSFLPQTDSGSSSSNGNTLERRIEVYIRNIRLGVELQRRKRKYNDTEQTLDSAEASASDNAQKPSDDQELSPPKAKVKKVNRCHVCRKRVGLTGFDCRCGNIFCGIHRYSDRHSCSYDYKAEGAKKIRKENPVVVAEKIRKI